The window gaGAAGGACTAACTCAAGGTGAAGGACACAATGACGCAAAGAAACaaatattaacaaaaaatgctCTTATCAgaaggaagaattttttttttcaataactagccttaatgatcatgacatgcattttggacttaacggcctgatctatcaaactaatacGATCCTctcttttaccattcttatgatcttTGAAGTCGGGCGTATCCGTGCCAATTCTTTGCATCAACTTcgcgactcactttcgactagtggtgccccgaagggttttcaccaacaagtctctctcatttattcatctctgttTACCGTCGTCTTatagtgcctgtgaaggttttcactaataagactctctatttttcttttctttttctttccctttttgtgAGAAACTCGACGGTGTTCTACGTCATGCGACAatcgttgctcattgcatgcttctcttggcattcttcaaggcatatcgggaggtctttatttggaaggattttggatagggttgggaAAAAAAAAGGAcgtcatgaaggctcaaaataaactcaaagAAAAGGGGGTTgtggacttacaactcttggaatcgactctttcaaacgTGAAATAAAATCTATGCCCCAGTTTtagatgctggggatttttttttggatttttctatatatttttttttcttcctaaattcttatttggttggaccgaaccgtgaggctgcctacgtatccctttttaaggaatcaggtcgaacgtagttcaaacatctgacctaaactattttcatcattctttctctttttttcttttttttttcttttcttttttcttttttttcttctttttttttctaatcttgattccaaaagagggtagtcaaagaaaaataacacaggctcaaaaggggtagcaaatggtataaagtgtttaggtagcagaaaaagggcatCTTAGCCTCGAGAATGCCAGTCATGctatcttcttggtgtgtcgtggtcataagacactttccatcccttaatgtcaaaccttacaacaaacttcaattgatccttcttcaagcccgatcttcacaatgattggAAGGTGAATTTTACCCGAAGTACTTCGACTATTTATTCATCCTAAAaagtgttttttttaattatttgttttgttatccaattcaagattaatcagtttctaagatctggccaaaatttccgcatgcatgtcatgtcattagaactagaaTGACACAataggacaaactgtattttgtTGAATAAGGATGGAAGGGTTTgacaactaaacaagcaacctaaaatccgagtaaaaccctaaaataacccggctaATGGAAAATAGCCACaacagacagacaagactcatACAAACAGAATgaagggatagaagggtttgactcaataaaacaaataaaatctggatcacagaACAAGCTTAGGCCTGACATTTAGACACAAATTCGTTCATCAAAATCAgtagagccttctccaatttcggCATCATTATCTCCAGTTAGCAAgctcccgagaggattctcaaaCTCCATGTCACTAGGCGtcttccccacaaagtgtgcatcgtgatgtgcaggtaaaagattttgcgcgatattctgggtgtcactatcttggatcacaatcagattttcctggatcatcctttctatttctcttttcaaatcccgacaactttcaacattgtgcccctgggcattggaatggtattcacaccttttagacgggtcaaagcttcttgcacgtgggtccacatgatttggaggaataggtgcaatcatgtcatgatactttaacttctcaaataagctttcataggactctcctattggtgtaaaattatctttcaacttttgttcccctttatacctctggcttggatgtgggttataggacacctgaaaattttgtggagacttctgaagattttgtgatgctcgtgctcgcctcctggggcgttttggtggctggacaacatactaaGGTGGAGCGATAAagtattgagggttctgaggtggataatactgctcaggggagccatGGAAAATCTGAgaaggctgctcataccttcgagatgtactcctgggacctcttctagaccctgatgtcatcatgatttcttcaatctcctcatttgtgtcgctaagattatcagactcaacccggacagcctgagttgcggcttttaaagctgcttgacttataattttgcctgtcttaagaccattctctaccatttctcccattttgattgcttccgagaaggatttgccaactgtggacaccatgttttgaaagtaatctggctcttgcgcttgaaggaagacagttattagctcggggtcatccatgggtggcgtaactcgagctgcttgttctctccatttaatggcatattccctgaaactttcacttggttccttcttcaggtttgaaagggaaatgcagTCTGGAGCAATGTCGATGATGTATTGGAACTGCTTGACAAAGGCCTGTgtcatgtcatcccagacataccagcgagacgtgtcttgatccataaaccattcggaggctactcccgtaaggctttccacaaaataagccatcaacaatttttcatttcttcccgcacctctcagttgattgcaataccttttcaggtgggctatgggatctccatgtccatcgtacttttcaaatttgggtgtcttgaaaccaggcggcaagtggacatcggggaacatacatagatctttgaaggcaacactcttttgacctgccaacccttgcatgtttttcaaccattgttcaaaggttttcactctttgggtcatttcttcctgtaccatctttcgggcaggcttctcaatctttgcaggaagatcaaacgagtacgagtggtactcaggagcgTGGTAccgctcttgttgtgtcgcaaattgtgacttatgacgaggctgtccttgaccaccggcccatgcttgacacatttcggtca of the Nicotiana tabacum cultivar K326 chromosome 7, ASM71507v2, whole genome shotgun sequence genome contains:
- the LOC142182634 gene encoding uncharacterized protein LOC142182634 — protein: MTTDVEAVTSTPETQGRRVQHESTMVEENRILKQQMTEMCQAWAGGQGQPRHKSQFATQQERYHAPEYHSYSFDLPAKIEKPARKMVQEEMTQRVKTFEQWLKNMQGLAGQKSVAFKDLCMFPDVHLPPGFKTPKFEKYDGHGDPIAHLKRYCNQLRGAGRNEKLLMAYFVESLTGVASEWFMDQDTSRWYVWDDMTQAFVKQFQYIIDIAPDCISLSNLKKEPSESFREYAIKWREQAARVTPPMDDPELITVFLQAQEPDYFQNMVSTVGKSFSEAIKMGEMVENGLKTGKIISQAALKAATQAVRVESDNLSDTNEEIEEIMMTSGSRRGPRSTSRRYEQPSQIFHGSPEQYYPPQNPQYFIAPP